Below is a genomic region from Mesorhizobium sp. NZP2298.
CTCCGGTTCTCGGAAGCCACCATTTTCGGCTCGGCCTGACCTGAATCCCAACACACCCTGGCAGTGCTGCTTAGGCAGCGTTGCGCTGCCGCTCAAGCACCAGCCAACCGCGCTCGTCGATAGTGATGCCGACATCGTCGTAGCCAGAGATGGCTGCATGGTGCGTCGGCAACGGATGCGCGTGTGTGGCGCTGATCACCATGACCGCGGCTTCCGCGGCCTCGGCTGCCGAGATGCCGGCCGGAGCATCCTCGAACACAAGGCAGTCGCGCGCATCGACGCCGAGCCGTTCCGCTCCAAGCCGGAAGCAGTCGGGCGCTGGCTTGCCGCGGGAAACATCTTCCGCGGCGACGAGGACGGCGGGAACCGGAATGCCGGCGGCCTTCATGCGCGCAAGCGCCAAGGAGCGTGGCGCCGAGGTCACGATAGCCCAGCTTTCGCTTGGCAACGCGTTGAGAAACGCCGCGGCGCCGGGGATCTGGACAATGCCGTCCAGATCGTCGGCCTCGGCCTTCAGCAGCAGGTCGGCCTCATGCGCCGGATCGACGCCTGGAAGGGCAAGGTTCGTGATGGTCTCGATCGCCCGCACGCCATGGATCGTCGGCAGGAAGGCGGCGACGTCAAGACCATGGCGGCCTGCCCAATCGCTCCACACCCGCTCCGCCGAGGCGATGGAATTGATGAGGGTGCCGTCCATGTCGAAGAGGAAGGCGGCGAATTTTCTGCCAGAAAACATGATTTTCCTTGAAGTCCGGGGGAGCGTGTCGAGGGAAGCCCAACCGTAACGTCAAGGCACCGACATGGAAAGGCACGAGGCGTATTTTGGGGCGGTGCAGGGAACCACCGCCACATTGCGACGTTTCAACGACGCTGCTTTCCATGACGATCGAAGGGGACGTGCGATGCTGATCCGGCTCGGCTACGAAATCGCTATTGAATGCACGGAAGCCACTCCTGTGATTTCGCTATTGGAGATCCACAAGGACAGGCAAGCCGATATCAAGCGGCAGACGCGGGTACTGACCTCGCCTGCGGTGCCGACCAAGCTCTATCACGACCTGCATGGCAATGGCTGCCGCCGCTTCACCGCGCCTGCCGGTACGTTCCGCATCCTCTATGACGCGGTCGTCGAGGACAGCGGCGAGCCGGACGAAGTCAACATGCTGGCCAGGGAAGTGCCGGTGGCCGAGTTGCCCGACGAGGTGCTGGGTTATCTCCTTGGCAGCCGCTACTGCGAGACAGATCACCTCAGCAACCTCGCCTGGCAACTGTTCGGTCATCTTCCGTCCGGCTGGGCGCGGGTGCAGGCGATCGTCGACTATGTCCACAACCGGCTGTCGTTCGGCTATGGCTACGCGCGTTCGACCCGCACGGCGGCGCAGGCGCATGAGGAACGGGTCGGGGTCTGCCGTGACTTTGCCCATCTGGCGATCACGCTTTGCCGCTGCATGAACATTCCGGCGCGTTATGTGAACGGCTATCTTGGTGACATCGGCGTGCCGACCGATCCGGCGCCGATGGATTTCTCGGCCTGGATGGAGGTGTTCCTCGACGGCAAGTGGTACACGTTCGATCCACGCCATAACCGGCCCAGGACCGGCCGCGTCGTCATCGCGCGCGGCCGCGACGCCACTGATGTGCCCTTGCTGCACAGCTTCGGCCCGCACCGGCTCACCCTGTTCAAGGTGTGGACCTACGAACAGGAAGGCAAGCTGTTCAATCCCCCCTATCACGGCATCGACAGAACGGTCAGCGCACAGATGCTGGCTTGAGGCGCATTGATGTTCAGGTGATGCCGGCCTGCAAACGGCTGATACCTGCTCAACGCGCCTTGGTTCTCTACCACATCATTTCTGTCCCGCAATTTCGGGACAGTGATCCGCTTCGATACAGAAGGGCTGTGCCGCAACAGGACGGCGTCGAGCGCTGCGCGATTGCTTCGATCCGGGCCATGGTAAGCGGTCCGTAACACCACCAAAGTCGCGCGTTCCTGTTTACCGATCGTTCACCTTTGCGAAGATCGAAACCCAATAAAAACAACATGTTGAGATCGGCGCCTCCGTTCCGGAGCATAACGGGCGCCGTCCGGCTGGAATCCTGCATTGCCCTCATCGCGGCAACGAGGCCGAGGCATGCGGAGGTTGTTGGATGCGAAATTACGGGGGTCTTGTCCACGCGGTCGGCGGGTTCGCCAGACATAGGGGTGGAAATTTCACGGTCCTGTTCGGCTTTGCTGCCTCCGTCCTGGCGCTGGCCGCCGGCTTCTCGGTCAATGTCGCGCAGCTCTACAATGCCAGATCGAGCCTGCAGGGTGTGGTCGACGCCGCGGTGACGTCAACGGCGCGCGACCTGACGACTGGCGCCATCAAGGAAGCCGATGCCGACAAGGCAGTGCAAGCCTTTCTCGACGCCAACAGCATGGCCGGCATCCTGACGCCTGACCAGGTCGTGCTGGACAGGCTCACCGTCAACCCGACCGCCAGAACCGTGCAGGCGGATGTGCATGTCGATGTCAGCCTTTATTTTCCGTTGTTCGGCATCAGTGACATGCGGCGCGTCGGCGCTTCCACCACGGCACTCTATACCGACAAGCAGGTCGAGGTCGCCATGATGCTCGACATCACGGGATCGATGGCGAAACGAGGCAACGTCGACAAGATCGGCGATCTGAAAGCAGCTGCGAAAAACGCCGTCCAGACGATGCTCCAGAACCAGGATCCGAAGAACCCCCGCATCCGCGTCGCGATTGTGCCTTACGCATCCGGCGTGAACGTCGGCAAGCTGGCGGAAAACGTCTACGCCGAGAAGCAGGCGAGCCCTGATCTGCCGCCGGTCGCCGGCAGTTCGCTTCTCGTCGCAAAGACGGGCAAGACGAAGTTGCCATCCTTCAGCGACTACAAATCCATTGTTGGCGCGGCAATGCCAAAGACCGACAATTGCGCGACGGAGAGGAAGGACAAGAACGGCAATGCGGATTTGAGTGCCGACGGCCCGGACACGGTTCGCACCGACAAGAACGGCAAGAACTACTATGCCCTGGTCAACCGGGATGATCATCTGGGTGGCGGGAGCATGAACAGATGCCCTGACGCGGAAGTGATCCCGCTGACGGCCGATTCCGGCGCATTGCTTGATTCGATCGGCGCCTTCCGGGCCGATGGTTATACGGCCGGCGCGATCGCCATCCAGTGGACCTATTATATGCTGTCTCCGCAATGGCGGGCTGCGATCAAGAATGCCGGTCTCGGCAACGGCGCCTCGGATACCAATGCGAAGAAGATCGCCAAGGTCGCGATCCTGATGACCGATGGCCAGTTCAATACCGCCTTCGCGGGAGTCGGGGGGAATTACAATGGCCAGGGCAATCTTGCGCGTGGCAACGCCGAAGCCCTGTGCGCCAACATGAAAAATGATGGCATCGAGATTTTCACCATCGGCTTCGATCTGAACGACAAGGACATGTCGCCAACCGAGCGAGACCAGGCAAAGGCGGTGCTGAAGGGCTGTTCTTCGAAAGACGCCTCCGCCGCGGCGAGGCATTATTTCGAGGTGTCCACCGGGGTGGAATTGGATGCCGCCTTCCAGGAAATCATCCGCAATACAGAAAAGGTCGCACTGACCCAGTAACCCGCAAAAAGGAAAAGGCCGCCGCTTCTTTCGAAGCCGGCGGCCTTCCGTGTTTCCGTCCATGGCGCGGCCTGTGGCGGCAACCCCTTCGGGCTACCTGCCGCGCATCTCGCGCCTTAACGGGAAGACTGCTTCCCGAAAGTGCAATCCGCTGAGGCCACGTTCTGGAAAACGAAATCACTCGACATCGGATCACCTCCTTTCGATTTGTTGAACACATGCTCATGATGGGGTGCGTTGCAGCAAATGACAAGGTGCCATGCTGAAAAAGGCGCCTGTCGGAAAACCCCGCCCAAGCCCGACCCGCGTGCTTCGGCTTGCGATCCACGTCCCAAACGGACAAGATTGCGCAATCGGGCCGTGGGGGGACGAGCATGGACGCCACCGAAAGAGCCGCGCGCATCGTTCGAACGGTAATCGAGGCCCTGAAGCCGGGCTTTGCCGTCCGCCTGTGGACCGGGGAACGGATCGGTCCCGCCGGGGGACCGGTGCTTGCCATCAACGATCAGGACATTGTCTGGCAGTTGGCCCGCCGGCCAAATTTCTCGACGCTGCTGGAGATGTGGATTTCCCGGACGATCGACGTCGAGGACGGGTCGCTGTTCGATCTCTACGCCTTGCCGTCACAAGGAAAGCTGAGGTTGAAGGCACTGCCGAAGCTGGCGATCCTGCGCGACCTGCCCGCAGTCCTGTTCTCGCGACGGCAAATGACGAAACGGGCCGATCTGGCCGGCCGCAATCCCTTCGTGAGCGGTTCCAACAAGCAGGCGATCGAGCATCACTACGATATTTCGAACGCCTTCTATCGGCTCTTCCTCGACGAGCGCATGGTCTACACCTGCGCCTATTTCACCGATTTCGCCAATGGGATCGACCAGGCACAGAAGGACAAGCTCGACCATATCTGCCGCAAGCTCAGGCTGAAGCCGGGCGACCGCCTGCTCGACATCGGATGCGGCTGGGGCGCGATGCTGATCCATGCCGCGAAGCACTATGGCGCCATCGGCCATGGTGTCTCCCTGTCCGAGGAACAGACCCGGCTGGCGCGAGAACGTATCCGCGCCGAAGGGCTGGAGGACAAGATCACCATCGACATCAAGTCCTATACCGAACTCGACGGCAGCTATGACAAGATCTCGTCGATCGGCATGTTCGAGGCCGTCGGTCTCGCCAACCACGCCACTTATTTCTCGACCGTCCACCGGCTGCTGAAGCCGGGCGGCATCTACCTGCACCACGCCATCACACGTCGTGGCAAGGGCGGCACGAGGAAGACGCTGCGCAAGGGCGCGGAATACAAGGCGCTGATCAAATACATCTTCCCCGGCGGGGAGGTCGACACGATCGGCATGACGCTCGGCAATCTCGAGGCGCACGGCTTTCTCGTCGCCGATGTCGAGAATTTGCGCGAGCACTATGCCCGCACCTGCAGGCTGTGGGCGGAGCG
It encodes:
- a CDS encoding HAD-IA family hydrolase, with protein sequence MFSGRKFAAFLFDMDGTLINSIASAERVWSDWAGRHGLDVAAFLPTIHGVRAIETITNLALPGVDPAHEADLLLKAEADDLDGIVQIPGAAAFLNALPSESWAIVTSAPRSLALARMKAAGIPVPAVLVAAEDVSRGKPAPDCFRLGAERLGVDARDCLVFEDAPAGISAAEAAEAAVMVISATHAHPLPTHHAAISGYDDVGITIDERGWLVLERQRNAA
- a CDS encoding transglutaminase-like domain-containing protein; this encodes MLIRLGYEIAIECTEATPVISLLEIHKDRQADIKRQTRVLTSPAVPTKLYHDLHGNGCRRFTAPAGTFRILYDAVVEDSGEPDEVNMLAREVPVAELPDEVLGYLLGSRYCETDHLSNLAWQLFGHLPSGWARVQAIVDYVHNRLSFGYGYARSTRTAAQAHEERVGVCRDFAHLAITLCRCMNIPARYVNGYLGDIGVPTDPAPMDFSAWMEVFLDGKWYTFDPRHNRPRTGRVVIARGRDATDVPLLHSFGPHRLTLFKVWTYEQEGKLFNPPYHGIDRTVSAQMLA
- a CDS encoding TadE/TadG family type IV pilus assembly protein is translated as MRNYGGLVHAVGGFARHRGGNFTVLFGFAASVLALAAGFSVNVAQLYNARSSLQGVVDAAVTSTARDLTTGAIKEADADKAVQAFLDANSMAGILTPDQVVLDRLTVNPTARTVQADVHVDVSLYFPLFGISDMRRVGASTTALYTDKQVEVAMMLDITGSMAKRGNVDKIGDLKAAAKNAVQTMLQNQDPKNPRIRVAIVPYASGVNVGKLAENVYAEKQASPDLPPVAGSSLLVAKTGKTKLPSFSDYKSIVGAAMPKTDNCATERKDKNGNADLSADGPDTVRTDKNGKNYYALVNRDDHLGGGSMNRCPDAEVIPLTADSGALLDSIGAFRADGYTAGAIAIQWTYYMLSPQWRAAIKNAGLGNGASDTNAKKIAKVAILMTDGQFNTAFAGVGGNYNGQGNLARGNAEALCANMKNDGIEIFTIGFDLNDKDMSPTERDQAKAVLKGCSSKDASAAARHYFEVSTGVELDAAFQEIIRNTEKVALTQ
- a CDS encoding SAM-dependent methyltransferase, with translation MDATERAARIVRTVIEALKPGFAVRLWTGERIGPAGGPVLAINDQDIVWQLARRPNFSTLLEMWISRTIDVEDGSLFDLYALPSQGKLRLKALPKLAILRDLPAVLFSRRQMTKRADLAGRNPFVSGSNKQAIEHHYDISNAFYRLFLDERMVYTCAYFTDFANGIDQAQKDKLDHICRKLRLKPGDRLLDIGCGWGAMLIHAAKHYGAIGHGVSLSEEQTRLARERIRAEGLEDKITIDIKSYTELDGSYDKISSIGMFEAVGLANHATYFSTVHRLLKPGGIYLHHAITRRGKGGTRKTLRKGAEYKALIKYIFPGGEVDTIGMTLGNLEAHGFLVADVENLREHYARTCRLWAERLHARFDEAIAEVGEPKARLWLLYLTGCSITFDRGSAQIFQTVVTKRAREPSGLPPTRADLYR